In the genome of Neoarius graeffei isolate fNeoGra1 chromosome 27, fNeoGra1.pri, whole genome shotgun sequence, one region contains:
- the LOC132874997 gene encoding E3 SUMO-protein ligase ZBED1-like, translating to MPYEKTSKRHKDITHAITHFIAKGMLPIRTVETAEFKQLMNVIDPRYQLPGRKHFSQTAIPNMYTECRGMVERDLQAVSYFATTSDMWSSRTSEPYMSLTAHYIEQDWTLKSKCLQTAYFPEDHTGEAIASGLTESLASWGLSESKQVCITTDSGANIVKATSLNNWTRLQCFGHRLHSAVERAGKNKKVERAVGVCKKAVAAFSFSWKKKRDLAAAQEELHLPQHKLVTESPTRWGSRQKMVERMLEQQKAVAQVLGADKKTRQLVPAWQDIEVLESVHGALNALLEFTDSLSSENYVSVSYLKPMLQLFRTQILKPADDETQLTKELKMTVMSYLDEKYTDPITEELLDIATLVDPRFKVQYINPENIDAIKMRAVSEMLEDLSTSVRTEEAAPEQAEAGEAAVPPPLKKQKKSLGSFFKKSHSSPGLNDRALVERELENYLMAADADSETDPLQWWKINERNFPRLSCLAKRYLCIPATSTPSERVFSTGGNIVTCHRAALKPETVDRLVFLARNL from the exons ATGCCGTATGAGAAAACATCGAAGCGACACAAAGACATTACACATGCAATCACACACTTCATTGCAAAAGGCATGCTGCCAATACGCACAGTCGAAACGGCAGAATTCAAACAGCTAATGAATGTGATCGACCCTCGTTATCAGCTCCCAGGACGCAAGCACTTTTCGCAGACAGCGATCCCAAACATGTACACGGAGTGCAGAGGGATGGTTGAGAGGGACCTGCAAGCCGTGTCATACTTTGCCACCACATCGGACATGTGGTCAAGTCGAACGTCAGAACCATATATGAGCCTCACTGCTCACTACATTGAGCAAGACTGGACTTTAAAGAGCAAATGCCTCCAAACGGCATACTTTCCCGAGGATCATACTGGTGAAGCAATTGCATCAGGACTGACAGAATCGCTTGCTTCATGGGGGCTAAGTGAAAGCAAACAAGTTTGCATTACCACAGATAGTGGAGCAAATATAGTGAAAGCTACCTCCCTCAACAACTGGACTCGCCTGCAGTGTTTTGGGCATCGACTTCACTCAGCTGTTG agagAGCCGGAAAGAACAAGAAAGTGGAGCGTGCTGTGGGTGTGTGTAAGAAAGCAGTGGCTGCCTTCAGCTTCTCTtggaagaagaagagagacctgGCTGCTGCTCAGGAAGAGCTTCACCTACCCCAGCACAAGTTAGTGACTGAGTCACCCACCAGGTGGGGCTCACGTCAGAAGATGGTTGAAAGAATGCTGGAGCAGCAGAAAGCCGTCGCTCAGGTCTTAGGTGCAGACAAAAAGACAAGACAACTGGTTCCTGCATGGCAAGACATAGAGGTCCTGGAATCTGTGCATGGGGCCCTGAATGCACTACTGGAATTCACTGATTCACTCTCCAGTGAAAATTATGTGAGTGTGTCATACCTCAAGCCGATGCTGCAACTTTTCAGAACACAGATTCTGAAGCCAGCCGACGATGAAACACAGCTCACCAAAGAATTGAAGATGACAGTCATGTCATACCTGGATGAAAAGTATACTGATCCGATTACTGAGGAACTGCTTGATATTGCAACGTTGGTTGATCCGCGTTTCAAGGTGCAATACATCAACCCGGAAAACATTGATGCCATCAAAATGAGAGCTGTGTCTGAGATGCTGGAGGACCTGTCCACTTCAGTCAGAACAGAGGAAGCAGCACCAGAGCAAGCAGAGGCAggagaggctgcagtgcctccccCCCTGAAGAAACAAAAAAAGTCATTGGGCAGCTTCTTTAAGAAATCGCACTCCAGCCCAGGACTCAATGACAGAGCGTTAGTTGAGAGGGAACTTGAAAACTACCTGATGGCAGCAGATGCAGACAGCGAAACGGACCCACTGCAGTGGTGGAAGATCAATGAAAGAAACTTCCCAAGACTTAGCTGCCTTGCAAAGCGCTATTTATGCATCCCTGCAACCAGCACACCCTCTGAGAGGGTATTTAGCACAGGGGGTAACATTGTGACCTGCCACAGGGCAGCTTTAAAACCTGAGACAGTGGATAGACTTGTCTTCCTCGCTCGTAACCTGTAA